Part of the Scyliorhinus canicula chromosome 8, sScyCan1.1, whole genome shotgun sequence genome is shown below.
CAACTGGAGCATTGCAtctagttctgggcaccacacttcaggatGTGAAGTCATTAGAAGGAGTGCAGAAAAGATACTTGAGaatggttacagggagaaggaacttcattgcatagattggagaagttgggcttTTTCTTTTTAGtgaagagaagattgagaggagagttgatagaggtattcaaattcATGGGGTCTCGACAGAATAGATGGAGGGAATCTGTCCCCATTGGTAGAAGGGTCAAGAACCTGAGggaacagatttaaggtaattaggAAATCAAACAATTGCAAAAACgtttttatgcagcaagtggttagaatctggaaagCACTGATCTAGGCtctggtggaggtaggttcaattgTGCCAGTTGAGGGAATTTGATTATTATCTGAAGAGGTTGAATTTAAGGGCTGTTGGAGGAAGATGGAGTTCcactaggtgaattgctccttcagaaaACCAACACAGACCAaatgagctaaatggcctccttctgtgctgtaaccattcaataATTCTATGAATATAATTTATTTCTCTTCTCTTACTCCTCAACTTGTATTTTTGTTAGAAAATTATTTTGTATTCTGACTTCACATAGCCACTAAATTGGTGTTGGCAGCTACTGTAACATGTGACTTGCCCACTGTTACACTACCATCAGTGAAGTTTCCTGAAAATTATGGAGTTAActtctttttatttatttccaTCATTTTGCAAGACAAAAATGTTTTGTTAATAAATTCTGATAATCTGAATGGAAGAATTGGGTGAAAGCAGACACAGAGAGGTAGATATCTTAAAGTTGAGTAAACATCACAGTAATTGTTTCTCTACAGTTTCGCTGTGTGATAACCTGGCTCTCTCAAGAGTTCTTAAAGTTACAAGTCACTTCCCCAACTTCCTTTCAATACATTATTAAAAGAACAATAGCTTCTAAAGAATCGCAATGATGTTTATGGTTCTTCCATTCTATATATAAAAGGGGTTCTTTACTAAGACAATCAACAAATTTGAGCAATATCAACAGTATATTTACCTATTTATTTCTAGATCCACGTGAAAATAGCAAAATGGAGATCCTCTACATACTTGTCCCCAGCATTGCCATTCCACTGGTCATTGCTTTGCTATTTTTCCTAATCTGTATGTGTCGAAACAAGCACAAAGCATCTACACCTTCTCCACAGCGGCGCCAGCTGATGGCATCTCCCAGTCAGGACATGGAGATGCCACTCATCAGCCCTCACAAACAGGTACTTTTATGCTATTGTTAACTGGTTTTCAGTTCGCACGTCAACTTGACATGTCAACTCAATGTGATAACATTGTCAACTGTACACTCACAGCTATGTGTTTGAGAGCGCACTATAGACCAATACTCCAGTGCAGTGATGAAAGGGTCCTCCAATATTGGAGATGCTGTCTTTGTGGAGGGCTGTTAAACTGAGGTACTGCCAGTAATAAACATTCAAGATCCCATTGCACTATATAAAACATAGTTTCAGATTTGCCTGGCTAACAGTAACTGGTCATTCCTGGGAGaaccagggcggcatgtggcgcattggttagcactggggctgcggcgctgaggacccgggttcgaatcccagccctggatcactgtccatgtggagtttacacattctcaccatttttgcgtgggtttcacccccacatccaaagatgtgcaggtaaagtcgattggccgttctaaattgccccttaattggaaaaaaaaattgggtactctaaagttaaaaaaaatatattcctGGGTGAGCCAAAGGAAATGACTGTTAATCAGGCTTACCCTTAAGCAGGGAAAAAACAAACTTTATCGTTCGCCAGATGGAATACTAGTGAGGGCTCAATCTCAGTTTGAATTTGGTAAAGTAGCTGGAATATTTGCTGGTTTGAAACTAGAGGAAGAAATTCACAGTGGTCCTCACAGAGACTTGTGGCAGAAAATAGTCGACATGTATCGTTAGCTTAGTAAAAGTTGTATATCTCTTGTAAAgtgaatgggaatcggggaacatctccactggttggagacatacctagcacaaagaaagatggttgtgagtGTTGATGGACCATTCATCTCGGCCTCAGAAAATTGCTGTGGTTGTCCCTCAGGGCAGTATCCttagcacaaccatcttcagctgcttcattaatgactttCCATCATAAAATCAAAAGTGGGAATGTGTGCTGAATATTATATTGTTCAGTACTATTCACACTCCTCTTATTGAAGCAGGAGCTGGAAGCCTctctgtaacagcactgtggatatatGTGCACCACACaatttgcagcagttcaagaaggtgatttgccaccaccttcttgagggtaaTTATATATGCTGTCCTTGCAAtgatgcccgcatcccatgaatgaacaatAAATTATTAAAAGTTTCAATTTTATACAGCAGTTAAAGTCCAAACGCTGTTTCCTCCAGAgcaatctttttttttccttttcatctCGTGCTggattcagagggttggtgcagacttgatgggccaaatggcctccttctgcactgcagaaattctaATTATATATGGTGGACTACACGCTTGTTAAAAATGCTTATTTTTTGCTGATAAATCTATTTTAGCTGCATTAATAAAACTGTCCAGGTTAGCACTCATAAATACAGCAAGGAGTAACCCAAAatcaaaagaaacaaaaagaaatgatTGTTTTATTGCACTGCCCAATTCCACTGGCTTATTGAAGACTTCAATTTGTGATTATGTAAATTAATTTAATGGGAAACTTTAATTGTAATCTGACCAGCCCAATTTCAAGCCCATTATGCAATGCGGAAATTCTACCTCCTTGATATTTTTGTTAACTGATTTCTGTTGGATTATCCTTCTAGGGGAAATTGAAAGATATCTGTCTATCTGCGGTGCGATTTATGGAAGAACTTGGAGAGGATCGATTTGGGAAAGTATACAAGGGACATCTGTACAGCACAGGCCCTGGTGAACAGGCACAAGTTATAGCTATTAAAACTATGAAGGATAAAACTGAAGTGTCACTCAGAGAAGAATTCAAACATGAAGCTTTAATGCGATCCCGGCTTCAGCATCCAAATATTGTTTGCCTGCTTGGCATAGTGACCAAAGAACAGCCCATGAGCATGATCTTTAGTTACCCTTCCCAGAGCGACCTCCACGAATTCCTAGTGATGCGATCACCACATTCAGATGTTGGAAGTAGCGATGATGACAGGACAGTGAAGTCTGCACTGGAGCCAGCTGACTTCCTGCACATTGTAACTCAGATAGCAGCAGGCATGGAATATCTATCAGGCCACCATGTCGTACACAAGGATCTGGCTACTAGGAATGTCTTGGTCTGTGATAAACTCCATGTAAAAATATCAGATTTGGGAATTTTCAGAGAGGTTTATTCTGCAGATTACTACAAGTTGATGGGAAATTCACTTCTACCAATCCGCTGGATGCCACCTGAAGCTATCATATATGGCAAATTTTCTGTTGATTCCGACATATGGTCTTTTGGGGTAGTGGCATGGGAAGTATTTGGCTATGGCCTGCAACCATATTGTGGGTATTCCAATCAAGATGTCATAGAAATGATAAGAAACCGTCATGTATTGCCCTGTCCAGATGACTGCCCAGCCTGGGTATACAGTCTGATGCTGGAGTGTTGGAATGAatttccttcaagaagaccacggtTTAAAGATATCCACACAAGACTCCGAACGTGGGAAAATCTGTCCAACTATAACAGCTCAGCTCCTCCTTCTGGGGGCAGCAATGCCACACAGACTAGCTCCCTCAGCACCAGTCCAGTCAGTAATGTGAGTAATGCGAGATATGTTGGACCAAAGCAAAAAACACACTTTCCACCCCCTCAATTCATACCTGTAAAAGGACAGATACGGCCAATGGTTCCACCACCCCAATTGTATATTCCAGTAAATGGCTATCAACCAATGCCAGCTTATGGTGCCTATTTGCCAAATTATTACCCAATGCAAATCCAGATGCAGATGCCTCAGCAGTTACCCCCACAGATGGTTCCAAAGACAGGTTCCCACAACAGTGGAAGTGGCTCCACAAGCACGGGCTATGTAACAACAGCGCCTTCAAATACGTCTGGTACCGATCGTATTGCTTTGATCCAAGACCAGCCAAATGGCACAGAAGATGAGCCTAATGAACCTACTGTTGTAGATGAAGCACCTGCATCTGAGAATGTCCAAGGTGACGAAATGTTGGTACCAGAAACGGAACTACTCGGTGATGCTGACATAGCACAAACAGCTGATGTGGAAGTGGATACAGAAGCATGAACTATTTCTTCCAGAAAAAGATGAGGCCACAATCATTACTAACACATtagtaataataaaaaagaatGTGAAACAGCAAAGTATtaaacctattatttttctttaaaaagaccATCTCGGTCCATTAATTACACAGGTTCAATCTAACTGTACCCTGTCTTTTTATATTAGACTGCCCTCAACTTTGTCATTCACAGCTGGCACAGTAAGAAAGCCAAGATTCTTGCAATTTATACTCACTATTCAGTGCAATGCATGCAGGCCGCAAAGGCAGATTTGAACTGAAAAGTGTTCTGGAGGTTCATGACTCGACAGAATAAGCAGTTTCGATTTTCATTCTGTTGCTGTGCAACTTTACATTGTCGAGCAATACCTCATATTTATATAACGCAATAACCAATATGCTGACACATTGAACTGTATTAAATAAACTTTCTGAAGTAAAAGCTAATGCATGGGGAAAACTAGCAACAAATATCCTCCAATTTTCAATGGAGGTACTTTCATTGTACATATTTGTACACTTGAATGATGTTACTCCATAGTTTTATAAACATTTTAGTAGCATGCAAGGAAAGGATATTCTAATGACTCCCAACAGTATTGTCAACCCTGACCACCGGTCGTCTGGCTTCCAGCAGTCGATCAACTCATGACTGAAGTGGCACAGTCTGGGCTGTAAATAACCTGAAGAAATGTACATCGGGGAATTAAAGGAGAATGAATGAGGATTCCAAAATATCCTCCTATTTTATGAAAGAGAACTGGTGTGCAGGTAGCTACTGTGTGGCATCCAATAGCAACACTGAGAAGGAGCAGATATTATATACCAAACTACATGATTAATGTTTCATATTAACTAGAAAATGACTTTTAACTGCCTTGTTCTATATTTTACATGTAAAATGTCAATTCATTGATTAAAAGTGTCCACTTTTAAACATTAAGTGAAATATCCTTTGTAAATACAAAACACATGAACGCTCACTTTTTAACAGAAACCCTGCTATTTCTTAAACTGTCATTCTATCTTTGCAAACTATATTGCATATTGGAtccattatttttatttgttacctttttaaaaagaaatatgcTGTACAGAAAATgaattttgcatttttaaaaacctccaGGCTTTAATTGTAATTTATGTTTCATGATGTTTTGGACATATACCTGCAATGAAACAAAAGTTTGATTTTATAATTTAATTGTAAACTTACTAAGTAAATACTTATTCCACTTAGTTTAATTTCCCCTTTATTGAATGACCTTTACATTTCCTGTTTAGTTTATATGGAGGTAATTGCTAAACACACCAGAAGATTTGCATTACTGTAATGAGCGCACtgtttatatattttgtaaaccaAACCACGTAGCATTTCAAATAAAGTGATTAAAAACCAGACATATGCAGTTTCTTGTTAAAGATTGTGTTTTTGCTAATAAGCTACAATTAGATAAGGTGCAGGGTACTGACTTCTATACCTTCAGATGAACAGCTTATGACATACATTTAAGTAATTGGTTTCACTGATTTATTTTCATGCAAttctgtcatccttaaataatccAATTTGacagtttttttttctcattttagAACAGTCTAAAATTCAACTTTATTCTTTTACGTTCTAGTCTGCTGTGTGCGAGTCTAAAGAACCGATAGCAAAGATCAACAAGCATCCAAGACTACAGTAACTAAACTGGGAGAGCTCATTCCACTTTACTATGTGAGAACCATCACCAACTGCCCCAATGATTTTAAACTACAGGTTTACATCGTTTTTGTAGTTACTGAACTGCAGGACTCACAAAAAACAGTAACATGTTTAGTGTTTAAAGCAAAAGGTACACATAAAACACTGCTACTGATATTATAACTCAACATTTTACACCAAATGGCACAGTTATTGAAAACAATGGTAACTCCTAGCACAGTTTGGGTGGCAGAACTGTCTGTGATATTCATTGATTTGTAGAAAGCCCTATAACCTGATGGCAAAAATTATGTCCTCTGCTCACTTGCCCATGGCAACATACAACTCATAAGCCTTACATTCAGGTAGAAATGTGCGTTATTCTTGCACCCCCCGCCAATACCCAACTTTCATATTAGAAGTGTTAATTGTAATTTATGTTTCATGATGTTTTGGACATATACCTGCCTTCAAGAAATAGCAGCATGATGCCATCACTAGATGGGAAGTGTCATGTGATccatgttaacatgtactagatgctgtggtatgaagatgcaagagttcagctcctttttcaccaacacacctttaatggttcaaactcactctgcacagaactctacagatcatcacaagctccagagtccacctgaagcccctttacatatcagtgtcaatcattgaacacttaacataaatgagacaatcattgaacacttaacataaatgagacaactaattgcaatgtctcttaacccattacttaacaatccACTCacagtttcactttggcctgtgaACAAAACAGCATAtgcagctctgctgctgatgtatTCAAATATTCTTATGTGCCCAGTctgaataaatgaacccacaacaagGTAATGAGTGATTGATGCCTTTATATCATTTTAAAATATGACGTGAAGTAAATGGACCATTTACAGAAAAACTGTTTACAAGCTGATAACTTACCGTAACACCTTTTTGGATTTTGGGAGACTGCTCATTGCAAACCCAGAGACTCCTGTCATTGTCTCCAAGTGGAACAACCTTGCACCAATAAAACACTCTAATTCTTTCCTTGATCTCTAACTAACAATCAAATCACTTTGGCTA
Proteins encoded:
- the ror2 gene encoding tyrosine-protein kinase transmembrane receptor ROR2 isoform X1, with amino-acid sequence MYKTTLFGENFALLLFMCYPLFGEISTDEAHRSDPHGSIGPGRDQHSPLPTAKGYFLTFLAPVNNITIVQGQTATLYCKVAGNPLPNIRWLKNDAPVFQEARRITIRKTEYGSRLRIQDLDTTDTGYYQCVASNGNKTITATGVLYVKLGQSPTLNPHHGSHDEDNEDGFCQPYRGIACARFIGNQSIYVDSLQMQGEIENRITAAFTMIGTSTHLSDQCSQFAIPSFCHFVFPLCDDDNSRNPKPRELCRDECEVLENDLCRTEYIIARSNPLILMQLQLPNCEDLPLPESPEAASCMRIGIPVDRINRFGHTDHKCYNGSGADYRGTVSMTKSGYKCQLWNSQYPHAHQFSSLEYPELGGGHAYCRNPGGQMDGPWCYTQSEARLELCDIPACHPRENSKMEILYILVPSIAIPLVIALLFFLICMCRNKHKASTPSPQRRQLMASPSQDMEMPLISPHKQGKLKDICLSAVRFMEELGEDRFGKVYKGHLYSTGPGEQAQVIAIKTMKDKTEVSLREEFKHEALMRSRLQHPNIVCLLGIVTKEQPMSMIFSYPSQSDLHEFLVMRSPHSDVGSSDDDRTVKSALEPADFLHIVTQIAAGMEYLSGHHVVHKDLATRNVLVCDKLHVKISDLGIFREVYSADYYKLMGNSLLPIRWMPPEAIIYGKFSVDSDIWSFGVVAWEVFGYGLQPYCGYSNQDVIEMIRNRHVLPCPDDCPAWVYSLMLECWNEFPSRRPRFKDIHTRLRTWENLSNYNSSAPPSGGSNATQTSSLSTSPVSNVSNARYVGPKQKTHFPPPQFIPVKGQIRPMVPPPQLYIPVNGYQPMPAYGAYLPNYYPMQIQMQMPQQLPPQMVPKTGSHNSGSGSTSTGYVTTAPSNTSGTDRIALIQDQPNGTEDEPNEPTVVDEAPASENVQGDEMLVPETELLGDADIAQTADVEVDTEA
- the ror2 gene encoding tyrosine-protein kinase transmembrane receptor ROR2 isoform X2, producing MYKTTLFGENFALLLFMCYPLFGEISTDEAHRSDPHGSIGPGRDQHSPLPTAKGYFLTFLAPVNNITIVQGQTATLYCKVAGNPLPNIRWLKNDAPVFQEARRITIRKTEYGSRLRIQDLDTTDTGYYQCVASNGNKTITATGVLYVKLGQSPTLNPHHGSHDEDNEDGFCQPYRGIACARFIGNQSIYVDSLQMQGEIENRITAAFTMIGTSTHLSDQCSQFAIPSFCHFVFPLCDDDNSRNPKPRELCRDECEVLENDLCRTEYIIARSNPLILMQLQLPNCEDLPLPESPEAASCMRIGIPVDRINRYHKCYNGSGADYRGTVSMTKSGYKCQLWNSQYPHAHQFSSLEYPELGGGHAYCRNPGGQMDGPWCYTQSEARLELCDIPACHPRENSKMEILYILVPSIAIPLVIALLFFLICMCRNKHKASTPSPQRRQLMASPSQDMEMPLISPHKQGKLKDICLSAVRFMEELGEDRFGKVYKGHLYSTGPGEQAQVIAIKTMKDKTEVSLREEFKHEALMRSRLQHPNIVCLLGIVTKEQPMSMIFSYPSQSDLHEFLVMRSPHSDVGSSDDDRTVKSALEPADFLHIVTQIAAGMEYLSGHHVVHKDLATRNVLVCDKLHVKISDLGIFREVYSADYYKLMGNSLLPIRWMPPEAIIYGKFSVDSDIWSFGVVAWEVFGYGLQPYCGYSNQDVIEMIRNRHVLPCPDDCPAWVYSLMLECWNEFPSRRPRFKDIHTRLRTWENLSNYNSSAPPSGGSNATQTSSLSTSPVSNVSNARYVGPKQKTHFPPPQFIPVKGQIRPMVPPPQLYIPVNGYQPMPAYGAYLPNYYPMQIQMQMPQQLPPQMVPKTGSHNSGSGSTSTGYVTTAPSNTSGTDRIALIQDQPNGTEDEPNEPTVVDEAPASENVQGDEMLVPETELLGDADIAQTADVEVDTEA
- the ror2 gene encoding tyrosine-protein kinase transmembrane receptor ROR2 isoform X3 → MYKTTLFGENFALLLFMCYPLFGEISTGYFLTFLAPVNNITIVQGQTATLYCKVAGNPLPNIRWLKNDAPVFQEARRITIRKTEYGSRLRIQDLDTTDTGYYQCVASNGNKTITATGVLYVKLGQSPTLNPHHGSHDEDNEDGFCQPYRGIACARFIGNQSIYVDSLQMQGEIENRITAAFTMIGTSTHLSDQCSQFAIPSFCHFVFPLCDDDNSRNPKPRELCRDECEVLENDLCRTEYIIARSNPLILMQLQLPNCEDLPLPESPEAASCMRIGIPVDRINRFGHTDHKCYNGSGADYRGTVSMTKSGYKCQLWNSQYPHAHQFSSLEYPELGGGHAYCRNPGGQMDGPWCYTQSEARLELCDIPACHPRENSKMEILYILVPSIAIPLVIALLFFLICMCRNKHKASTPSPQRRQLMASPSQDMEMPLISPHKQGKLKDICLSAVRFMEELGEDRFGKVYKGHLYSTGPGEQAQVIAIKTMKDKTEVSLREEFKHEALMRSRLQHPNIVCLLGIVTKEQPMSMIFSYPSQSDLHEFLVMRSPHSDVGSSDDDRTVKSALEPADFLHIVTQIAAGMEYLSGHHVVHKDLATRNVLVCDKLHVKISDLGIFREVYSADYYKLMGNSLLPIRWMPPEAIIYGKFSVDSDIWSFGVVAWEVFGYGLQPYCGYSNQDVIEMIRNRHVLPCPDDCPAWVYSLMLECWNEFPSRRPRFKDIHTRLRTWENLSNYNSSAPPSGGSNATQTSSLSTSPVSNVSNARYVGPKQKTHFPPPQFIPVKGQIRPMVPPPQLYIPVNGYQPMPAYGAYLPNYYPMQIQMQMPQQLPPQMVPKTGSHNSGSGSTSTGYVTTAPSNTSGTDRIALIQDQPNGTEDEPNEPTVVDEAPASENVQGDEMLVPETELLGDADIAQTADVEVDTEA